A region of Homo sapiens chromosome 17, GRCh38.p14 Primary Assembly DNA encodes the following proteins:
- the MYBBP1A gene encoding myb-binding protein 1A isoform X1 has product MESRDPAQPMSPGEATQSGARPADRYGLLKHSREFLDFFWDIAKPEQETRLAATEKLLEYLRGRPKGSEMKYALKRLITGLGVGRETARPCYSLALAQLLQSFEDLPLCSILQQIQEKYDLHQVKKAMLRPALFANLFGVLALFQSGRLVKDQEALMKSVKLLQALAQYQNHLQEQPRKALVDILSEVSKATLQEILPEVLKADLNIILSSPEQLELFLLAQQKVPSKLKKLVGSVNLFSDENVPRLVNVLKMAASSVKKDRKLPAIALDLLRLALKEDKFPRFWKEVVEQGLLKMQFWPASYLCFRLLGAALPLLTKEQLHLVMQGDVIRHYGEHVCTAKLPKQFKFAPEMDDYVGTFLEGCQDDPERQLAVLVAFSSVTNQGLPVTPTFWRVVRFLSPPALQGYVAWLRAMFLQPDLDSLVDFSTNNQKKAQDSSLHMPERAVFRLRKWIIFRLVSIVDSLHLEMEEALTEQVARFCLFHSFFVTKKPTSQIPETKHPFSFPLENQAREAVSSAFFSLLQTLSTQFKQAPGQTQGGQPWTYHLVQFADLLLNHSHNVTTVTPFTAQQRQAWDRMLQTLKELEAHSAEARAAAFQHLLLLVGIHLLKSPAESCDLLGDIQTCIRKSLGEKPRRSRTKTIDPQEPPWVEVLVEILLALLAQPSHLMRQVARSVFGHICSHLTPRALQLILDVLNPETSEDENDRVVVTDDSDERRLKGAEDKSEEGEDNRSSESEEESEGEESEEEERDGDVDQGFREQLMTVLQAGKALGGEDSENEEELGDEAMMALDQSLASLFAEQKLRIQARRDEKNKLQKEKALRRDFQIRVLDLVEVLVTKQPENALVLELLEPLLSIIRRSLRSSSSKQEQDLLHKTARIFTHHLCRARRYCHDLGERAGALHAQVERLVQQAGRQPDSPTALYHFNASLYLLRVLKGNTAEGCVHETQEKQKAGTDPSHMPTGPQAASCLDLNLVTRVYSTALSSFLTKRNSPLTVPMFLSLFSRHPVLCQSLLPILVQHITGPVRPRHQACLLLQKTLSMREVRSCFEDPEWKQLMGQVLAKVTENLRVLGEAQTKAQHQQALSSLELLNVLFRTCKHEAPQVGEEGCQGDPQCHPEPHQ; this is encoded by the exons AGCTGCTGGAGTATCTGCGTGGCAGGCCGAAG GGGTCCGAGATGAAATATGCCCTGAAGCGTCTAATCACGGGACTCGGGGTCGGGCGAGAAACAGCCCGGCCCTGCTACAGTTTGGCCCTGGCACAG CTGTTACAGTCTTTTGAAGACCTCCCCTTGTGCAGCATCCTGCAGCAGATACAAGAAAAATATGACCTGCATCAGGTGAAGAAG GCAATGCTGAGACCTGCTCTCTTTGCAAACCTGTTTGGAGTGCTCGCCCTCTTTCAGTCAGGTCGGCTGGTGAAG GACCAGGAGGCACTGATGAAGTCGGTGAAGCTGCTGCAGGCCCTGGCCCAGTACCAAAACCACTTGCAGGAGCAGCCCCGGAAGGCCCTGGTGGACATCCTCTCCGAG GTCTCGAAGGCCACATTGCAGGAGATCCTGCCGGAGGTCCTCAAAGCCGACTTGAATATAATACTCAGCTCCCCTGAACAGCTAGAGCTCTTCCTCCTGGCCCAGCAGAAGGTGCCCTCCAAGCTCAAGAAGCTGGTGGGATCCGTGAACCTATTCTCAGATGAGAATGTCCCCAG GCTGGTGAATGTGCTGAAGATGGCCGCCTCCTCTGTGAAGAAGGACCGCAAGCTGCCCGCCATTGCTCTGGACCTGCTCCGCCTGGCACTCAAGGAAGACAAGTTCCCACGGTTCTGGAAGGAGGTGGTGGAACAAGGGCTGCTGAAGATGCAGTTCTGGCCAGCCAG CTACCTGTGTTTCCGCCTGCTGGGCGCGGCCCTGCCCCTGCTGACCAAGGAGCAGCTGCACCTGGTGATGCAGGGAGACGTGATCCGCCATTACGGGGAGCACGTGTGCACTGCTAAG CTCCCAAAGCAGTTCAAGTTTGCCCCAGAGATGGACGATTACGTGGGCACCTTCCTAGAGGGGTGCCAGGATGACCCTGAGCGGCAGCTGGCCGTGCTAGTGGCCTTCTCATCTGTCACCAACCAAGGCCTCCCTGTCACGCCTACTTTCTGGCGGGTCGTGCGGTTCCTGAGCCCTCCGGCCCTGCAGGGCTATGTGGCCTGGCTGCGGGCCATGTTTCTCCAGCCAGACCTGGACTCCTTGGTTGACTTCAGCACCAACAACCAGAAGAAAGCCCAGGATTCATCGCTCCACAT GCCTGAGCGAGCTGTGTTCCGGCTGAGGAAATGGATCATCTTTCGATTGGTGAGCATTGTGGACAGCCTGCACCTGGAGATGGAGGAGGCCTTGACTGAGCAGGTGGCCAG gttttgtttgttccacTCGTTCTTTGTCACAAAGAAGCCCACATCCCAGATCCCTGAGACAAAGCACCCGTTCTCCTTCCCTTTGGAAAACCAGGCCCGAGAGGCTGTCAGCAGTGCCTTCTTCAG TCTGTTGCAGACCCTCAGCACGCAGTTCAAGCAGGCACCGGGCCAGACCCAGGGTGGGCAGCCCTGGACCTACCACCTGGTGCAGTTCGCAGACCTCCTGTTGAATCACAGCCACAACGTGACCACCGTGACACCCTTCACTGCGCAGCAGCGCCAGGCCTGGGACCG GATGCTGCAGACTCTGAAGGAGCTGGAGGCCCACTCCGCAGAGGCCAGGGCTGCTGCCTTCCAGCACCTTCTGCTCCTCGTGGGCATCCACCTCCTCAAG TCCCCTGCAGAGAGCTGTGACCTGCTGGGTGACATCCAGACCTGCATCAGGAAAAGTCTGGGAGAGAAGCCCCGCCGGAGCCGCACCAAGACCATCG ACCCCCAGGAACCCCCGTGGGTAGAGGTGCTGGTGGAGATCTTGCTGGCCCTGTTGGCCCAGCCCAGCCACCTCATGCGCCAGGTGGCCCGGAGCGTGTTTGGCCACATCTGCTCCCACCTGACCCCGCGTGCCCTGCAGCTAATTCTGGAT GTGCTGAACCCCGAGACCAGTGAGGATGAGAATGACCGTGTGGTGGTGACGGACGATTCTGATGAGCGGCGGCTGAAGGGTGCAGAG GACAAGAGCGAGGAAGGTGAGGACAACAGAAGCTCAGAGAGTGAAGAGGAGAGCGAGGGGGAGGAGAGCGAGGAGGAGGAGCGCGACGGGGACGTGGATCAGGGCTTCCGGGAACAGCTGATGACCGTGCTGCAGGCTGGGAAGGCGCTG GGTGGAGAGGACAGTGAGAACGAGGAGGAGCTGGGGGATGAGGCCATGATGGCCCTGGACCAGAGCCTCGCCAGCCTCTTTGCCGAGCAGAAGCTGCGTATCCAGGCCCGGCGAGACGAGAAGAACAAGCTGCAGAAGGAGAAGGCTCTGCGGCGCGACTTCCAGATCCGG GTGCTGGACCTGGTGGAGGTGCTAGTGACCAAGCAGCCCGAGAATGCCCTGGTCCTGGAGCTGCTGGAGCCGCTGCTGAGCATCATCCGGCGCAGCCTGCGCAGCAGCAGCTCCAAACAGGAGCAGGACCTTCTGCACAAGACGGCGCGCATCTTCAC GCACCACCTGTGCCGTGCCCGGCGCTACTGCCACGACTTGGGTGAGCGCGCAGGGGCCCTGCACGCCCAGGTGGAGCGGTTGGTGCAGCAGGCTGGCCGCCAGCCCGACTCCCCCACCGCCCTCTACCACTTCAACGCCTCTCTCTACCTGCTCCGGGTCTTGAAGGGCAACACTGCTGAGGGCTGCGTGCATGAGACACAGGAGAAGCAGAAAGCTGGCACTGACCCCAGCCACATGCCCACGGGCCCGCAG GCTGCCAGCTGCTTGGACTTGAACCTGGTGACCCGGGTGTACTCGACAGCACTGAGCTCCTTCCTGACCAAGCGCAACAGCCCCCTCACAGTTCCCATGTTCCTCAGCCTCTTCTCCCGGCACCCG GTGCTCTGTCAGAGCCTGCTCCCCATCCTGGTCCAGCATATCACGGGCCCGGTGCGGCCCCGTCATCAG GCCTGCCTGCTGCTCCAGAAGACCCTGTCCATGCGGGAGGTGAGGTCGTGCTTTGAGGACCCCGAGTGGAAGCAGCTGATGGGCCAGGTCCTAGCAAAGGTCACCGAG AACTTGCGCGTGCTGGGGGAGGCGCAGACCAAGGCGCAGCATCAGCAGGCACTGTCCTCCCTGGAGCTGCTCAACGTTCTCTTCAGGACCTGCAAACATGAG GCGCCCCAAGTTGGAGAAGAAGGATGCCAAGGAGATCCCCAGTGCCACCCAGAGCCCCATCAGTAA
- the MYBBP1A gene encoding myb-binding protein 1A isoform X3, with protein MESRDPAQPMSPGEATQSGARPADRYGLLKHSREFLDFFWDIAKPEQETRLAATEKLLEYLRGRPKGSEMKYALKRLITGLGVGRETARPCYSLALAQLLQSFEDLPLCSILQQIQEKYDLHQVKKAMLRPALFANLFGVLALFQSGRLVKDQEALMKSVKLLQALAQYQNHLQEQPRKALVDILSEVSKATLQEILPEVLKADLNIILSSPEQLELFLLAQQKVPSKLKKLVGSVNLFSDENVPRLVNVLKMAASSVKKDRKLPAIALDLLRLALKEDKFPRFWKEVVEQGLLKMQFWPASYLCFRLLGAALPLLTKEQLHLVMQGDVIRHYGEHVCTAKLPKQFKFAPEMDDYVGTFLEGCQDDPERQLAVLVAFSSVTNQGLPVTPTFWRVVRFLSPPALQGYVAWLRAMFLQPDLDSLVDFSTNNQKKAQDSSLHMPERAVFRLRKWIIFRLVSIVDSLHLEMEEALTEQVARFCLFHSFFVTKKPTSQIPETKHPFSFPLENQAREAVSSAFFSLLQTLSTQFKQAPGQTQGGQPWTYHLVQFADLLLNHSHNVTTVTPFTAQQRQAWDRMLQTLKELEAHSAEARAAAFQHLLLLVGIHLLKSPAESCDLLGDIQTCIRKSLGEKPRRSRTKTIDPQEPPWVEVLVEILLALLAQPSHLMRQVARSVFGHICSHLTPRALQLILDVLNPETSEDENDRVVVTDDSDERRLKGQERGR; from the exons AGCTGCTGGAGTATCTGCGTGGCAGGCCGAAG GGGTCCGAGATGAAATATGCCCTGAAGCGTCTAATCACGGGACTCGGGGTCGGGCGAGAAACAGCCCGGCCCTGCTACAGTTTGGCCCTGGCACAG CTGTTACAGTCTTTTGAAGACCTCCCCTTGTGCAGCATCCTGCAGCAGATACAAGAAAAATATGACCTGCATCAGGTGAAGAAG GCAATGCTGAGACCTGCTCTCTTTGCAAACCTGTTTGGAGTGCTCGCCCTCTTTCAGTCAGGTCGGCTGGTGAAG GACCAGGAGGCACTGATGAAGTCGGTGAAGCTGCTGCAGGCCCTGGCCCAGTACCAAAACCACTTGCAGGAGCAGCCCCGGAAGGCCCTGGTGGACATCCTCTCCGAG GTCTCGAAGGCCACATTGCAGGAGATCCTGCCGGAGGTCCTCAAAGCCGACTTGAATATAATACTCAGCTCCCCTGAACAGCTAGAGCTCTTCCTCCTGGCCCAGCAGAAGGTGCCCTCCAAGCTCAAGAAGCTGGTGGGATCCGTGAACCTATTCTCAGATGAGAATGTCCCCAG GCTGGTGAATGTGCTGAAGATGGCCGCCTCCTCTGTGAAGAAGGACCGCAAGCTGCCCGCCATTGCTCTGGACCTGCTCCGCCTGGCACTCAAGGAAGACAAGTTCCCACGGTTCTGGAAGGAGGTGGTGGAACAAGGGCTGCTGAAGATGCAGTTCTGGCCAGCCAG CTACCTGTGTTTCCGCCTGCTGGGCGCGGCCCTGCCCCTGCTGACCAAGGAGCAGCTGCACCTGGTGATGCAGGGAGACGTGATCCGCCATTACGGGGAGCACGTGTGCACTGCTAAG CTCCCAAAGCAGTTCAAGTTTGCCCCAGAGATGGACGATTACGTGGGCACCTTCCTAGAGGGGTGCCAGGATGACCCTGAGCGGCAGCTGGCCGTGCTAGTGGCCTTCTCATCTGTCACCAACCAAGGCCTCCCTGTCACGCCTACTTTCTGGCGGGTCGTGCGGTTCCTGAGCCCTCCGGCCCTGCAGGGCTATGTGGCCTGGCTGCGGGCCATGTTTCTCCAGCCAGACCTGGACTCCTTGGTTGACTTCAGCACCAACAACCAGAAGAAAGCCCAGGATTCATCGCTCCACAT GCCTGAGCGAGCTGTGTTCCGGCTGAGGAAATGGATCATCTTTCGATTGGTGAGCATTGTGGACAGCCTGCACCTGGAGATGGAGGAGGCCTTGACTGAGCAGGTGGCCAG gttttgtttgttccacTCGTTCTTTGTCACAAAGAAGCCCACATCCCAGATCCCTGAGACAAAGCACCCGTTCTCCTTCCCTTTGGAAAACCAGGCCCGAGAGGCTGTCAGCAGTGCCTTCTTCAG TCTGTTGCAGACCCTCAGCACGCAGTTCAAGCAGGCACCGGGCCAGACCCAGGGTGGGCAGCCCTGGACCTACCACCTGGTGCAGTTCGCAGACCTCCTGTTGAATCACAGCCACAACGTGACCACCGTGACACCCTTCACTGCGCAGCAGCGCCAGGCCTGGGACCG GATGCTGCAGACTCTGAAGGAGCTGGAGGCCCACTCCGCAGAGGCCAGGGCTGCTGCCTTCCAGCACCTTCTGCTCCTCGTGGGCATCCACCTCCTCAAG TCCCCTGCAGAGAGCTGTGACCTGCTGGGTGACATCCAGACCTGCATCAGGAAAAGTCTGGGAGAGAAGCCCCGCCGGAGCCGCACCAAGACCATCG ACCCCCAGGAACCCCCGTGGGTAGAGGTGCTGGTGGAGATCTTGCTGGCCCTGTTGGCCCAGCCCAGCCACCTCATGCGCCAGGTGGCCCGGAGCGTGTTTGGCCACATCTGCTCCCACCTGACCCCGCGTGCCCTGCAGCTAATTCTGGAT GTGCTGAACCCCGAGACCAGTGAGGATGAGAATGACCGTGTGGTGGTGACGGACGATTCTGATGAGCGGCGGCTGAAGG GACAAGAGCGAGGAAGGTGA